From one Malus sylvestris chromosome 1, drMalSylv7.2, whole genome shotgun sequence genomic stretch:
- the LOC126617505 gene encoding exportin-2 gives MEWNPETLQHLSQCFLHTLSPAPEPRRRAEASLSEASLLPNYGLAVLRLVAEPTVDDQIRQAASVNFKNHLKARWAPNSSSDEIPIPDAEKDQIKGLIVSLMLSATPKIQGQLSEALVLIGKHDFPKLWPALLPELISSLGAASLAGDYASINGILGTANSIFKKFRYQYKTNDLLLDLKYCLDNFAAPLLEIFMKTANLIESAANSGGSAVVLKPLFDSQRLCCRIFYSLNFQELPEYFEDHMNEWMTEMKKYLTTSYPALESSADGLALVDGLRAAVCENINLYMEKNEEEFQVYLNDFALAVWQLLVNVSQVSSRDQLAVTAIKFLTTVSTSVHHNLFAAEGVIPQICQGIVIPNVRLREEDEELFEMNYIEFIRRDMEGSDLDTRRRIACELLKGIASNYKQQVTNLVSLQIQSLLSSFATNPVANWKDKDCAIYLVVSLAIKKAGGTSVSTDLVDVQSFFGTVIAPELQNQDVNGFPMLKAGALKFFTMFRNHIPKPMALQFFPDLIRFLRAESNVVHSYAASCIEKLLMVKDDGGRARYTSTDISPVLPQLMNNLFEALKVPESEENQYIMKCIMRVLGVADISFEIADPCIKGLTLILNKACENPKNPIFNHYLFESVAVLVKRACGKNASLISLFETSLFPSLQKILGEDVTEFFPYAFQLLAQLVELNNPPISPSYMHIFEILLSPDLWKKASNVPALVRLLQAFLYKAPHELNQGGRLQQVLVIFNKLVSARSTDEQGFYVLNTIIDSLEYNVIAPYIGGIWSALFTVLQTRQTGKFIKSLLIFMSLFLVKHGSQNLADTMNAVQGNIFQVILVQFWISNLKLITGVIETKLTAIASTRLLCESPALLDAAAVEHWGKMLDSIMTLLSRPEQDRVEEDPEMPDIAENTGYSATFVRLHNAGKREDDPLKDIKDPKEFLVTSLAGFSKLSPNRYPQIISQYLDPANQAELRRLCEFYNCPIV, from the coding sequence ATGGAATGGAATCCCGAAACCCTACAGCACCTCTCTCAGTGCTTCCTCCACACCCTCTCTCCGGCCCCGGAGCCTCGCCGCCGCGCCGAGGCTTCACTATCCGAGGCATCCCTCCTCCCCAATTACGGCCTCGCCGTCCTCCGCCTCGTCGCTGAGCCCACCGTTGATGACCAGATCCGGCAGGCCGCTTCCGTCAACTTCAAAAACCACCTCAAGGCGCGATGGGCTCCCAACTCCTCTTCCGACGAGATCCCCATCCCCGACGCCGAGAAGGACCAGATCAAGGGCCTCATCGTCTCCCTCATGCTCTCCGCGACACCCAAGATTCAGGGCCAGCTCAGCGAAGCCCTAGTCCTCATTGGCAAGCACGATTTCCCCAAGTTGTGGCCCGCTTTGCTCCCCGAGCTCATCTCCAGCCTTGGGGCGGCTTCGCTTGCTGGCGACTACGCCTCCATTAACGGTATTCTCGGCACTGCCAACTCCATTTTTAAGAAATTTCGTTATCAGTACAAGACCAATGATCTTTTGCTTGATTTGAAATACTGTTTGGATAATTTCGCCGCACCCCTTTTGGAAATTTTCATGAAAACTGCAAACTTGATCGAGTCTGCTGCTAATTCCGGAGGGTCTGCCGTGGTGCTTAAGCCCCTTTTTGACTCACAGAGATTGTGCTGTAGGATTTTCTACTCATTGAATTTTCAAGAGTTGCCTGAGTATTTTGAGGACCATATGAATGAGTGGATGACTGAGATGAAAAAATATTTAACCACTAGTTATCCAGCGCTGGAGAGTAGCGCTGATGGGCTTGCGCTGGTCGATGGGTTGCGTGCAGCTGTTTGCGAGAATATTAACCTTTACATggaaaagaatgaggaagaatttcAGGTGTACTTGAATGATTTTGCGCTCGCTGTCTGGCAATTATTGGTGAATGTGTCTCAAGTGTCGAGCCGTGATCAGTTGGCTGTTACAGCTATTAAGTTCTTGACCACAGTTAGCACAAGTGTGCATCATAATCTTTTTGCTGCTGAGGGTGTGATACCACAGATTTGTCAGGGCATTGTGATCCCTAATGTGAGACTGagggaggaggatgaggaactATTTGAAATGAACTATATTGAGTTCATCAGGAGGGATATGGAGGGTAGTGATCTCGATACTAGGAGGAGGATTGCATGTGAGCTTCTTAAAGGGATCGCTAGCAATTATAAACAACAGGTTACCAATTTGGTTTCTCTACAGATACAGAGTTTGCTAAGCTCTTTTGCTACAAACCCTGTTGCGAATTGGAAGGATAAGGACTGTGCTATATACTTGGTTGTATCACTTGCTATTAAGAAGGCTGGTGGTACTTCTGTTTCGACTGATCTTGTTGATGTTCAGAGCTTCTTTGGGACGGTAATTGCTCCAGAATTGCAGAATCAGGATGTCAATGGGTTTCCGATGCTCAAGGCCGGTGCACTGAAGTTTTTCACAATGTTCAGGAATCACATACCAAAGCCTATGGCATTGCAATTTTTTCCAGATTTGATTCGGTTCCTTCGTGCAGAGTCAAATGTTGTTCACTCCTATGCTGCGAGTTGTATTGAGAAACTTTTGATGGTAAAGGACGATGGTGGAAGAGCAAGATATACTTCAACAGATATTTCTCCCGTTCTACCACAACTGATGAACAATCTCTTTGAGGCCTTGAAGGTTCCAGAATCTGAGGAAAACCAATACATAATGAAGTGTATTATGCGAGTTCTCGGGGTTGCTGACATATCGTTTGAGATTGCTGATCCTTGCATTAAAGGGTTAACATTAATACTCAACAAAGCTTGTGAAAACCCCAAGAATCCAATATTTAACCACTATCTTTTTGAGTCGGTGGCTGTTCTTGTGAAGCGTGCATGTGGGAAGAATGCCTCTCTAATATCACTTTTTGAGACGAGCCTATTTCCCAGCCTCCAGAAGATACTGGGGGAAGATGTGACCGAGTTCTTTCCTTATGCATTTCAGCTGCTTGCTCAGCTAGTTGAGTTGAATAACCCGCCAATCTCACCGTCTTACATGCATATTTTTGAGATACTTTTGTCCCCTGATTTATGGAAAAAGGCGTCTAATGTTCCAGCTCTTGTGCGTTTGCTTCAAGCATTCCTTTACAAGGCACCCCACGAGCTCAACCAAGGGGGGAGGTTGCAGCAAGTGCTTGTGATATTTAATAAGCTTGTCTCAGCTCGTAGCACAGATGAACAGGGTTTCTATGTGCTAAATACTATTATCGACAGCCTTGAGTATAATGTGATTGCGCCTTACATTGGTGGCATTTGGAGTGCCCTTTTCACGGTGCTCCAAACCAGGCAAACAGGAAAGTTTATTAAGTCTCTCTTGATTTTTATGTCACTCTTTCTGGTCAAACACGGCTCTCAAAACCTTGCAGATACAATGAATGCTGTTCAGGGCAACATATTTCAGGTCATCTTGGTGCAGTTTTGGATATCCAATCTTAAGCTTATTACAGGAGTCATTGAGACTAAGTTGACTGCTATTGCATCAACCAGACTTCTATGTGAATCTCCAGCACTTCTGGATGCCGCAGCTGTTGAACACTGGGGGAAGATGCTGGACAGCATTATGACCCTTCTTTCGCGGCCTGAACAGGACAGGGTTGAAGAGGATCCAGAAATGCCTGATATTGCTGAAAACACAGGTTACTCTGCCACCTTTGTTCGTCTGCACAATGCTGGGAAGAGAGAGGACGACCCTCTGAAAGATATAAAGGACCCGAAAGAATTTTTGGTAACTTCATTGGCTGGGTTTTCCAAACTTTCCCCTAACAGATACCCTCAAATCATCAGTCAGTATCTTGACCCAGCCAATCAGGCAGAACTACGTCGTCTCTGCGAATTTTATAATTGCCCGATTGTTTGA